A segment of the Ignavibacteriales bacterium genome:
AGACGTTCATTTGTGAATTGTAGATAAGATTGTATGCTCGATCAATCACCTGAATGGTTTCGGAATTGAATCCCCGCCGTTTCAGACCAACAACATTCAATCCTTTGAAGGATAATGGTTCTGAGCCGGCGAGAGTATAGGGCGGAACATCTTTTGTGACTCTTGAACAAGCACCTATCATCGAATGGCACCCGATATGAGAGAATTGATGTATGCCGACCAAGCCACCGATCACAGAGTGGTCTTCAATTGAAACATGCCCGCCCATATTAGAAGCATTCGCGATGATTACATGATTACCGACTGAACAATCGTGAGCAACATGCACATAAGCCATGAGAAAGCAATGACTCCCGACAGTCGTTTTCATCCGATGATGTGTGCCGCGGTTCATTGTTACATATTCACGGATCACATTATGATCTCCGATTTCGAGTGTGGTTGTTTCGCCGCGGAATTTAATATCTTGTGGTGGAGTTCCAAGAACTGCACCATGATGTATTTTACATTCCTTGCCAATTCGTGCGCCATTCGCGATAAGAGCGTTCGCACCAATCTCTGTTCCTGCATCAATTATTACGTCATCTTCGATGATTGTGAATGGACCAATTTTCACCCCATCCCCGATCTGTGCTTTTGAACTGACTATAGCATGACTATCGATTACAATGCTCATAAAAATTATCTAAAGATTAAAAAATAATGTTAAATTTTCTTTTCGGAATCCGAGTTTCCGCGTTCTACAACGGCAGCGCTGAATTCTGCTTCCGTAGCCAACTCACCGTTACGATACACTTTCGCCTCAAGGACTGCAATTTTGGATCGTCGGTTTTTTATAACTACTTCTATCAATAATTGATCACCCGGTACAACCTGCTTCCGGAATTTTGCATTATTAATGGTTGTAAAAACAGCAAGCTTTCCCTGCATGTTGTCGAGACCATTGAGGAGTAAGATTCCGCCGACCTGCGCCATCGCTTCTATGATAAGCACACCCGGCATAACAGGGTATCCGGGAAAGTGCCCTTCAAAAAACCATTCGTTCATCGTTACATTTTTAACGCCGACGATTTTTTCATCGAGATGAAAATCAATAATCTTATCGACGAACAAAAAAGGATAACGATGCGGAAGAATTTTTTGCAGAGCATTGATATCGAAAACAACTCCCTCTTTCTTCTCGAATTGATATTTCTTAATAAGGGCTTGTTGCTGATACAATTTGCGGATTTTCTTCGCGAATTCGACGTTGCTTGCATGTCCGGGCCGCGCGGCAAGTATCTGTGCTTTGAACGGTGCGCCGATAAGTGCCAGATCGCCCATCAGATCGAGCAGCTTGTGCCGTGCAGGTTCGTTCTTGAAACGGAGTAATTTATTGTTCAGCATTCCGTTCGTACCGATTATCAATTTGTCGCTGATCCCTAGTCTATCCGTGATTCTTTTTACTTTTTCTTCCGTTAAATCTTCATCCGCGATCACTATCGCGTTATCCAAAGTGCCGCCGCGGATTAAACCCTGATCGTGGAGCGATTCAACTTCGTGAAGAAAACAAAATGTGCGCGCAGGCGCGAATTCTCCCATGAATTCTTTTTCTAAATTGAACAGACCGGTATGCTGACTGCCCAATGCCGGATTATGATAATCGATCATCACGGTCAACCTATATTCATCGGTTGGAAGAGCGACTATGTGTACACCTTTTGCTTCATCGATATATTGAACAGTCTGATCGATGATGAGGTAATCTTTTGGAGCATCTTGAACAACGAAATCAGCTTTTAAAAGAGCATCGGCAAACGGTTTTGCGCTGCCGTCTTCTATGGGCGGTTCGATATTATTTAACTCGATGACAATATTATCAATCTGCAATCCAACAATCGCGGCAAGTACATGCTCAACTGTATGGACTTTTGCCTCACCGACTTGGAGCGTTGTACCGCGGGCAACTTCAACAACGTAATCGACAAGCGCGGGTATTTCGGGATGTCCCGGTAAATCAATTCGTTTAAATCTTATACCGTAATTGGATGGTGCGGGTTTGAATGTTAAGCTTGTAGAAACCCCTGTGTGAAGTCCGGTCCCGTTTATTGATACCGGTTGTTTTATGGTTCGTTGCTGTTCTAACATGATTATCTATAACTTATTTTCTGATTTAAGTGAAGAAATAATATTTTCCAACTCTTCTATTTTTTTCTGGAGAGCGCGAAAATCGTAAAGGAGTTGTGGTAACTGTCGCTGAGCTCCTTCGATGCGCCATGTTTCGTGAATTTCCCGTGCCGGATAACCGAAATAAATTTTACCTTCTTCAGTTATCGATTTTGGAACTCCAGATTGTGCGCCGATGGTTGTCCGATCTGCGATAGAGATATGTCCAGTTAGCCCGACTTGACCTCCGATTTGACAAAAATTTCCAATTGAGGAACTGCCCGAGATTCCAGTCTGGGCGGCAATTACCGTATGCTCACCGATTATTACGTTGTGAGCAACGTGAATCAAGTTATCTAATTTGGTACCAGATCTGATTATCGTGCTGCCCAATGTAGCACGATCAATTGTGCAATTCGATCCAATCTC
Coding sequences within it:
- the lpxA gene encoding acyl-ACP--UDP-N-acetylglucosamine O-acyltransferase; its protein translation is MSIVIDSHAIVSSKAQIGDGVKIGPFTIIEDDVIIDAGTEIGANALIANGARIGKECKIHHGAVLGTPPQDIKFRGETTTLEIGDHNVIREYVTMNRGTHHRMKTTVGSHCFLMAYVHVAHDCSVGNHVIIANASNMGGHVSIEDHSVIGGLVGIHQFSHIGCHSMIGACSRVTKDVPPYTLAGSEPLSFKGLNVVGLKRRGFNSETIQVIDRAYNLIYNSQMNVSQALEIIRGELLVNDEVRHIVEFVEKSKRGIIGRR
- a CDS encoding bifunctional UDP-3-O-[3-hydroxymyristoyl] N-acetylglucosamine deacetylase/3-hydroxyacyl-ACP dehydratase, which gives rise to MLEQQRTIKQPVSINGTGLHTGVSTSLTFKPAPSNYGIRFKRIDLPGHPEIPALVDYVVEVARGTTLQVGEAKVHTVEHVLAAIVGLQIDNIVIELNNIEPPIEDGSAKPFADALLKADFVVQDAPKDYLIIDQTVQYIDEAKGVHIVALPTDEYRLTVMIDYHNPALGSQHTGLFNLEKEFMGEFAPARTFCFLHEVESLHDQGLIRGGTLDNAIVIADEDLTEEKVKRITDRLGISDKLIIGTNGMLNNKLLRFKNEPARHKLLDLMGDLALIGAPFKAQILAARPGHASNVEFAKKIRKLYQQQALIKKYQFEKKEGVVFDINALQKILPHRYPFLFVDKIIDFHLDEKIVGVKNVTMNEWFFEGHFPGYPVMPGVLIIEAMAQVGGILLLNGLDNMQGKLAVFTTINNAKFRKQVVPGDQLLIEVVIKNRRSKIAVLEAKVYRNGELATEAEFSAAVVERGNSDSEKKI